The following coding sequences are from one Fibrobacter sp. window:
- the tsaA gene encoding tRNA (N6-threonylcarbamoyladenosine(37)-N6)-methyltransferase TrmO, with protein MQITPIGTFFGDAVYKYEAPRQGRLFAGHPGRIVLNEGQNFEMALRDLDGFERIWVIFQFHENEGWRPTTRPPVPPKGKDRVGTFASRSPYRPNPIGLSCVRLLKIDGLTLYVDEADLLNGTPVLDIKPYIPMADAFPDAKAGWVEEQVGDLWTVDTTEEFAAQNRWIAEHSEFDLDSFARVQLSRGNFSKDLFDSSRRRLTIDEVACTGVLAYRTFRIHFTYDESNRLVCLQRILSGYAAEELQEGAEDKYGDKQLHRDFLKSFGIAP; from the coding sequence ATGCAAATCACTCCGATAGGTACATTTTTCGGCGATGCCGTCTACAAGTACGAGGCTCCCCGTCAGGGGAGGCTTTTTGCTGGGCATCCTGGCCGTATCGTGTTGAACGAGGGACAGAATTTCGAGATGGCGCTCCGCGACCTGGACGGATTCGAACGCATCTGGGTGATTTTCCAGTTCCACGAAAATGAGGGGTGGCGCCCGACGACGCGTCCGCCCGTTCCGCCCAAGGGCAAAGACCGCGTGGGCACTTTCGCGAGCCGCAGTCCCTACCGCCCGAATCCAATCGGGCTTAGCTGCGTGCGCCTGCTGAAAATTGATGGCCTTACTTTGTATGTAGACGAAGCGGACTTGCTGAACGGTACTCCGGTACTTGACATCAAGCCGTATATCCCGATGGCGGATGCCTTCCCGGATGCGAAGGCGGGATGGGTCGAGGAACAGGTGGGAGACTTGTGGACCGTCGATACGACCGAGGAATTTGCCGCGCAGAACCGATGGATTGCGGAACATAGCGAATTCGACCTGGACAGTTTTGCCAGGGTGCAACTTTCCCGCGGGAACTTTTCGAAGGACCTGTTTGACAGTTCGCGCCGCCGCTTGACAATCGATGAAGTCGCCTGTACGGGAGTGCTCGCCTACCGCACTTTCCGCATCCATTTTACCTACGATGAATCGAATCGCTTGGTTTGCCTGCAGCGCATATTGAGCGGTTATGCCGCCGAAGAACTGCAGGAAGGCGCCGAAGACAAGTACGGCGACAAGCAGTTGCACCGCGATTTCTTGAAATCATTTGGCATCGCGCCATAG
- a CDS encoding CofH family radical SAM protein yields the protein MDLLLKKAIDGTRLSPAEALDILKNAPWTDVVEAGDAIRRRMHPENKVGYTAFRIVNYTNVCEVTCSFCSFCRPARSPEAFVLSLDEIRQKTLEAKEKGADHIFLQGGVNRDIPLSYYTDVLKMLTRELGMKVRGFSPVELVRIAETNRIGLDELLDILKDAGLSSVPGAGAEILSDRMRQILSPKKLSARQWCDTLAACHKKGLPGSANIVFGSVETPEEIVEHLNYVRETQDIAQGFKSFVVWTFQPQTDKFPIRHVRGDEYLKLLALSRIFLDNIPHIEVSLLGMGKSLGELGLHCGADDINSIVIEENVLQSQGLTSIEEAEKFIRDAGFVPYRRSLNFD from the coding sequence ATGGACCTGCTGCTAAAAAAAGCGATTGACGGCACCCGCCTTTCCCCGGCGGAAGCGCTCGACATATTGAAAAACGCCCCGTGGACTGACGTGGTGGAAGCGGGAGATGCTATACGCAGGCGCATGCATCCCGAAAACAAGGTAGGCTACACGGCATTCCGCATCGTGAACTACACGAACGTCTGCGAAGTCACGTGCAGTTTCTGCAGTTTCTGCAGGCCCGCGCGCAGCCCCGAGGCCTTCGTGCTCTCCCTCGACGAAATCAGGCAAAAGACCCTCGAGGCTAAGGAGAAGGGCGCAGATCACATCTTTTTGCAGGGCGGCGTGAACAGGGACATCCCGCTTAGCTACTACACCGACGTGCTCAAGATGCTCACCCGCGAGCTCGGCATGAAGGTACGCGGTTTTTCGCCGGTAGAACTCGTGCGCATCGCGGAAACCAACCGCATCGGCCTCGACGAACTGCTGGACATCCTGAAAGACGCCGGGCTCTCTTCCGTCCCGGGCGCGGGAGCCGAAATTCTCAGCGACCGCATGCGCCAGATACTCAGCCCCAAAAAACTTTCCGCAAGGCAGTGGTGCGACACGCTCGCCGCCTGCCACAAGAAGGGCCTTCCGGGTAGCGCGAACATCGTGTTCGGCAGCGTCGAGACGCCCGAAGAAATAGTAGAACACCTGAACTACGTGCGCGAAACGCAGGATATAGCGCAGGGCTTCAAGAGTTTCGTGGTATGGACCTTCCAGCCGCAGACCGACAAGTTCCCCATCCGGCACGTGCGCGGGGACGAATACCTCAAACTCCTCGCCCTTAGCCGCATATTCCTCGACAACATCCCGCACATCGAAGTTTCGCTCCTCGGCATGGGCAAATCCCTCGGGGAACTCGGGCTGCATTGCGGCGCCGACGACATCAACAGCATCGTCATCGAGGAGAACGTGCTGCAGAGTCAGGGGCTCACCTCCATCGAAGAAGCCGAAAAGTTCATCCGCGACGCGGGCTTCGTTCCCTACAGGCGCAGCCTGAACTTCGACTAG
- a CDS encoding AAA family ATPase, with product MQPQALRLSEITISNLRSIQRQTFPLSGFTALIGYNNAGKTNILMGIRWLLSRFSLDISFFDDPNNPVEVEGIFEGITENVLNRLGEEKATAIRPFLNGDMIRIKKIQRVPGEIPENVEIWAFVPPNRRTDKRKEWIRTDDVFRCAFSRMFPAPIAIWDFEGNESLTKLLHEIFKPLERRFGNEFCDILSKFSDMLSPGSENQAAEIQSFDHDVNEKLKPLFPSVRVELNIPIPTLETFLKKATLKVIDEDDGFERDIDRMGAGSQRAIQMALVRYLSEVKKHHNNHYLSRTMLLIDSPELFLHPQAVELVRVALKNLSNEGYQVIFATHSAQMVTSEDVSTSLLIRKNKERGTYMRKRMEDAVHQVIQDAPSQLQMLFSLSNSNELLFADYVLLTEGKTEWRVLPALFERLTGQSFALIKCALVRQGGVSNTRKSMQVLSAMDMPVRSIVDLDYAFTTATRDGFLEANDPDIKFCTNLFRELAFRNHMRLVNGRPVNKHSNISAAKAYAMMAAMPEAERPIRNIHMKLRQQGIWVWTKGAIEEHLGLEAKNESAWSNFIERCKSQNFIRNLPDYDGIVELCRWIIDGSHEV from the coding sequence ATGCAGCCCCAAGCACTCAGACTTTCAGAAATTACGATTTCTAACCTCCGTTCCATTCAGCGACAAACTTTCCCGCTGAGCGGTTTCACTGCGCTCATCGGCTACAACAATGCGGGAAAGACGAACATCCTGATGGGCATACGGTGGCTCCTTTCGCGTTTTTCGCTGGACATTTCCTTTTTTGACGACCCGAACAACCCCGTCGAAGTCGAAGGCATTTTCGAGGGCATTACCGAGAACGTACTGAACCGACTGGGCGAAGAGAAGGCGACCGCCATCAGGCCTTTCCTGAACGGCGACATGATACGCATCAAGAAAATCCAGCGCGTCCCCGGCGAAATTCCCGAGAATGTGGAAATCTGGGCGTTCGTCCCGCCAAACCGCCGGACGGACAAGCGCAAGGAATGGATCCGGACCGACGACGTGTTCCGTTGCGCATTCAGCCGCATGTTCCCCGCCCCTATCGCCATCTGGGACTTCGAAGGCAACGAATCGCTCACCAAACTCCTGCACGAAATTTTCAAGCCGCTCGAAAGGCGCTTCGGCAATGAATTCTGCGACATCCTGAGCAAGTTCAGCGACATGCTCAGCCCCGGCAGCGAAAACCAGGCCGCCGAAATCCAGAGTTTCGACCACGACGTGAACGAAAAGCTCAAGCCTCTGTTCCCGAGCGTGCGAGTCGAGCTGAACATTCCCATCCCGACGCTGGAAACCTTCCTGAAGAAGGCGACCCTCAAGGTGATTGACGAAGACGACGGTTTCGAACGCGATATCGACCGCATGGGCGCAGGAAGCCAGCGCGCCATCCAGATGGCGCTCGTCCGCTACCTCTCCGAAGTCAAGAAGCACCACAACAACCATTACCTGAGCCGCACCATGCTGCTCATCGATTCTCCGGAACTGTTCCTGCACCCGCAGGCCGTGGAACTCGTGCGCGTCGCCCTCAAGAACCTCTCGAACGAGGGCTACCAGGTGATTTTCGCGACGCATTCCGCACAGATGGTCACGAGCGAAGACGTGAGTACATCGCTCCTGATCCGCAAGAACAAGGAACGCGGCACCTACATGCGCAAGCGAATGGAAGATGCCGTGCACCAGGTGATTCAGGATGCGCCCAGCCAGCTGCAGATGCTCTTCAGCCTGTCGAACAGCAACGAACTGCTTTTCGCCGACTACGTGCTTCTGACCGAAGGCAAGACGGAATGGCGTGTATTGCCGGCCCTCTTCGAACGACTGACCGGACAGAGTTTCGCCCTCATCAAGTGTGCGCTCGTGCGCCAGGGAGGCGTGAGCAACACCCGCAAGAGCATGCAGGTGCTATCGGCGATGGACATGCCCGTACGCTCCATCGTCGACCTGGACTACGCCTTCACCACCGCCACCCGCGACGGATTCCTCGAGGCGAATGATCCCGACATCAAGTTCTGCACCAACCTGTTCCGTGAACTCGCGTTCCGCAACCACATGCGACTCGTGAACGGGCGCCCCGTGAACAAGCACAGCAACATTTCCGCGGCGAAGGCTTACGCCATGATGGCCGCCATGCCCGAAGCGGAACGCCCCATCAGGAACATACACATGAAACTGCGCCAGCAGGGAATATGGGTGTGGACCAAGGGCGCCATCGAAGAACACCTCGGTCTCGAGGCGAAAAACGAAAGCGCCTGGAGCAACTTTATCGAACGCTGCAAGTCGCAGAACTTCATCCGCAACCTGCCCGACTACGACGGAATCGTCGAACTCTGCAGGTGGATCATCGACGGCAGCCACGAAGTATAA